The Calorimonas adulescens genome has a segment encoding these proteins:
- a CDS encoding MIP/aquaporin family protein, producing the protein MSPMTQYLAEFFGTMILVLLGDGVVANVVLNKSKGQNSGWIVITAGWGFAVAVAAYITGWVSGAHLNPAVTIGLAAIGKFSWSLVPGYIVAQVAGAFVGAVLVYIMYMDHFAATDDPGSKLGVFSTIPAIRNIPVNFISEVIGTAMLVIGILGITNSNTNVGSLGTLLVGLLVFSIGLSLGGPTGYAINPARDLGPRIAHAILPIPGKGSSDWGYGLIVPIFGPVIGGILGAFIYQMFI; encoded by the coding sequence ATGTCACCAATGACTCAGTATCTGGCAGAATTTTTTGGTACAATGATATTAGTGCTTCTCGGTGATGGCGTTGTTGCAAACGTTGTCTTAAATAAGTCAAAAGGTCAAAATAGTGGGTGGATTGTAATAACAGCAGGATGGGGTTTTGCAGTTGCAGTTGCGGCATACATCACAGGCTGGGTAAGCGGAGCCCATCTTAATCCGGCAGTGACGATAGGGTTGGCTGCAATTGGAAAATTTTCATGGAGCCTGGTGCCCGGCTATATAGTGGCCCAGGTGGCTGGTGCTTTTGTCGGCGCAGTCCTGGTATATATTATGTATATGGACCACTTTGCTGCTACTGATGATCCTGGTTCAAAACTGGGAGTCTTTTCGACAATTCCTGCTATAAGAAATATACCAGTTAACTTCATTTCAGAGGTAATAGGCACTGCAATGCTTGTCATCGGAATACTTGGTATAACCAATTCCAATACAAATGTAGGCTCATTAGGGACATTGCTGGTTGGACTTTTGGTATTCAGCATAGGTCTATCTCTTGGAGGACCCACTGGATATGCTATTAATCCGGCAAGAGACCTTGGACCAAGAATAGCCCATGCCATTCTTCCTATACCGGGCAAGGGAAGTTCAGATTGGGGGTATGGTTTGATAGTACCAATCTTTGGACCTGTAATAGGCGGAATTCTGGGCGCTTTCATATATCAGATGTTTATATAA